A part of Phaenicophaeus curvirostris isolate KB17595 chromosome 29, BPBGC_Pcur_1.0, whole genome shotgun sequence genomic DNA contains:
- the CHRNB2 gene encoding neuronal acetylcholine receptor subunit beta-2, with amino-acid sequence MALLRVLCLLAALRRIVATDTEERLIEYLLDPARYNKLIRPATNGSQRVTVQLMVSLAQLISVHEREQIMTTNVWLTQEWEDYRLTWRPEDFDNMKKVRLPSKHIWLPDVVLYNNADGMYEVSFYSNAVISYDGSIFWLPPAIYKSACKIEVKHFPFDQQNCTMKFRSWTYDHTEIDLVLKSEVASLDDFTPSGEWDIVALPGRRNENPQDSTYVDITYDFIIRRKPLFYTINLIIPCILITSLAILVFYLPSDCGEKMTLCISVLLALTVFLLLISKIVPPTSLDVPLVGKYLMFTMVLVTFSIVTSVCVLNVHHRSPTTHTMPPWVRSLFLRKLPALLFMKQPQQNCARQRLRQRRHTQERANAGTLFLGAGARACACYANPGATKAEGLNGYRERQAQGPAGAGACGLDEAVDGVRFIADHMRSEDDDQSVSEDWKYVAMVIDRLFLWIFVFVCVFGTVGMFLQPLFQNYATNSLLQLGQGTPTSK; translated from the exons ATGGCGCTGCTCCGCGTCCTCTGCCTCCTCGCTGCTCTCCGAC GGATCGTGGCCACGGACACGGAGGAACGGCTCATCGAGTACCTCCTCGACCCCGCGCGCTATAACAAGCTCATCCGTCCGGCCACCAACGGCTCCCAGCGCGTCACCGTGCAGCTCATGGTGTCCCTGGCCCAGCTCATCAGCGTG CACGAGAGGGAGCAGATCATGACCACCAACGTCTGGTTGACCCAG gagTGGGAGGATTACCGCCTCACCTGGCGGCCGGAGGACTTCGACAACATGAAGAAGGTCCGTCTGCCCTCCAAGCACATCTGGCTCCCCGATGTCGTGCTCTACAACAA tgctgATGGGATGTACGAGGTCTCCTTCTACTCCAACGCGGTGATCTCCTACGACGGCAGCATCTTCTGGCTGCCGCCCGCCATCTACAAGAGCGCGTGCAAGATCGAGGTGAAGCATTTCCCCTTCGACCAGCAGAACTGCACCATGAAGTTCCGCTCCTGGACCTACGACCACACCGAGATCGACCTGGTGCTGAAGAGCGAGGTGGCCAGCCTGGACGACTTCACGCCCAGCGGCGAGTGGGACATCGTGGCGCTGCCGGGCCGGCGCAACGAGAACCCTCAAGATTCCACCTACGTGGACATCACCTACGACTTCATCATCCGACGCAAGCCGCTCTTCTACACCATCAACCTCATCATCCCTTGCATCCTCATCACCTCCTTGGCCATCCTCGTCTTCTACCTCCCGTCCGACTGCGGCGAGAAGATGACTCTCTGCATCTCCGTCCTGCTCGCCCTCACCGTCTTCCTCCTGCTCATCTCCAAGATCGTGCCGCCCACCTCGCTGGACGTCCCGCTGGTGGGCAAGTACCTCATGTTCACCATGGTGCTGGTGACCTTCTCCATCGTCACCAGCGTCTGCGTCCTCAACGTCCACCACCGCTCGCCCACCACGCACACCATGCCGCCCTGGGTCCGCTCGCTCTTCCTCCGCAAGCTCCCGGCGCTGCTCTTCATGAAGCAGCCGCAGCAGAACTGCGCCCGCCAGCGCCTACGCCAACGCCGGCACACGCAGGAGCGCGCCAACGCCGGGACCCTCTTCCTCGGGGCCGGCGCCCGCGCCTGCGCCTGCTACGCCAACCCCGGCGCCACCAAAGCCGAGGGGCTCAACGGGTACCGCGAGCGGCAGGCGCAGGGCCCCGCGGGAGCGGGCGCCTGCGGGCTGGACGAGGCCGTGGACGGCGTGCGCTTCATCGCCGACCACATGCGCAGCGAGGACGACGACCAGAGC gtgAGCGAGGACTGGAAGTACGTAGCCATGGTCATCGACCGCCTCTTCTTGTGGATCTTCGTCTTCGTCTGCGTCTTCGGCACCGTTGGCATgttcctccagcccctcttccaGAACTACGCCACCAACTCCCTGCTCCAGCTCGGCCAGGGCACCCCCACCTCCAAATAG
- the ADAR gene encoding double-stranded RNA-specific adenosine deaminase, which yields MNRGTARGSYLTRSRRNYASANRGFYVCPPTQRETNPETFLRQQFLTEQDREVCLLQGQGSHDRLRVRGQPAAPQRWQPSCWAGGHRFSGKRPRVETSLCYRPPQHRHQEESERDSDTIRLNFQRLSLAGQDCEQEILRIFEQLGQGKACTVHDLARKLKTKKKEVNRALYKLFREGKLHKGGETPPLWSIAGPSAGRERSPAEHSGGRRGPGDESRGGERSAFGSGDADPIMAETKDKICNYLFSVDETTALNLAKNIGFSRAKDVNAFLSALEKLGDVHKQNTNPPRWSLTDRKRERMQMRLRASAAPQADPTPAPDFPPSTVPPCPQEVTGASPAVTTSEEESMENGQRPLGQTEQSDGSDAEAAPPEDVKPEFSSLSNYDNSENNEWATDDIPDNLNTITKQPHESESIMNSRCSPSYAAQFEPAFPCTPVEKLMACQEKNPVSGLTEYSQYMCQHCEFAMLEMSGPSHEPRFKFQAVINGRRFPPAEAGSKKLAKQEAAANAMKVLMSEVENGRHGGIKCEEPLPSANSEAELPLPPEPEPSSGPAPLSLLPGKHPISVLMEYGQKSGNAIEFQLLSQEGPPHDPRFSYCVKMGDQIFPAVVGNSKKGAKQMAAEVAVKILSGESVPHVLPEQPVTKPHSDQSPQSSALWVPAPDECKAAKGKAVGDLIKYLNVNPVSGLLEYARSNGFAAEFKLIDQSGPPHDPKFVYQAKVGGRWFPAVTAHSKKQGKQEAADAALRVLIGETEKMERMEGTNITELPISGSTLHDQMAMLSHQRFNTLTARIQHSLLGRKILAAIIMRKGNKGLGVVVSIGTGNRCVKGEELSLKGETVNDCHAEIISRRGFVRFLYSELMKYDPSNPSSTEESIFEPAGGRRLKIKSNVTFHLYISTAPCGDGALFDKSCSDQASVVGPTQHQPLFENPKQGKLRTKVENGEGTIPVESSDIVPTWDGIQHGERLRTMSCSDKILRWNVLGLQGALLSHFMEPVYLSSVTLGYLYSQGHLTRAICCRVARDGNALQGKLQAPYHVNHPEVGRVSVYDSARQTGKTKESSVNWCLADESEVEVLDGTKGKVDGPKLEVSRVSKRNMFALFQQLRAKNDRKDLQHLAVYSEAKEAATEYQEAKQRFFGTLEALGYGSWIRKPQEEENFSFPLAQ from the exons AAACTTTTTTACGCCAGCAGTTCTTAACAGAGCAGGACCGTGAAGTGTGTTTGCTTCAGGGACAGGGGTCGCACGACAGATTGCGTGTCAGAGGACAACCGGCCGCACCACAGAGAtggcagcccagctgctggGCGGGAGGGCATAGGTTCTCCGGCAAGCGTCCGCGGGTGGAAACTTCTCTGTGTTATCGTCCTCCTCAGCACCGTCATCAGGAGGAGTCAGAGAGAGATTCCGACACCATCAGGCTAAATTTCCAGAGACTTTCTCTTGCTGGACAGGACTGTGAACAAGAAATTCTGCGGATCTTTGAGCAGCTTGGGCAGGGGAAGGCTTGCACAGTTCATGATCTTGCACGTAAacttaaaactaaaaagaaagaggTCAACCGTGCTTTGTATAAACTCTTCCGAGAAGGCAAGTTGCACAAAGGTGGGGAGACGCCGCCACTGTGGAGCATTGCTGGCCCAAGcgcagggagggaaagaagcCCTGCTGAGCACAGCGGTGGTCGCAGAGGTCCAGGAGAcgaaagcagaggaggagagaggagcgCATTTGGCTCGGGAGACGCCGATCCCATCATGGCCGAGACCAAGGACAAAATCTGCAACTACTTGTTCAGCGTGGATGAAACGACGGCGCTCAACCTGGCCAAAAACATTGGGTTCTCGAGGGCCAAGGATGTTAACGCCTTCCTGAGCGCGCTAGAAAAGCTGGGAGATGTCCACAAGCAGAACACAAACCCCCCGCGATGGTCCCTGACCGACCGGAAACGCGAGCGGATGCAGATGCGGCTGAGAGCCAGCGCGGCGCCACAAGCAGATCCCACACCTGCACCAGATTTTCCACCTTCCACCGTTCCTCCATGTCCCCAGGAGGTGACTGGAGCTTCTCCAGCGGTGACAACGtcagaagaagaaagcatgGAAAACGGGCAGCGGCCTTTGGGGCAAACAGAGCAGAGTGATGGTAGTGACGCAGAGGCAGCCCCACCTGAGGACGTTAAGCCTGAATTCTCCAGTTTGAGTAATTACGATAACTCCGAAAACAACGAGTGGGCCACGGATGACATCCCGGATAACCTGAACACCATCACCAAGCAGCCCCATGAGTCGGAATCCATCATGAACTCCCGGTGTTCCCCAAGTTATGCTGCCCAGTTTGAACCTGCTTTCCCTTGTACGCCCGTTGAGAAGCTGATGGCTTGTCAGGAGAAGAACCCCGTGAGCGGCCTTACTGAGTATTCCCAGTACATGTGCCAGCACTGCGAGTTTGCCATGCTGGAGATGAGCGGACCCTCTCACGAGCCACG GTTTAAGTTCCAGGCAGTGATTAATGGGCGCCGATTCCCACCAGCGGAAGCGGGGAGCAAAAAACTCGCTAAGCAGGAGGCAGCTGCGAATGCCATGAAGGTCCTGATGAGCGAAGTGGAGAATGGAAGACACGGTGGAATTAAATGTGAAGAGCCGTTGCCCTCCGCCAACTCCGAAGCGGAATTG CCTTTGCCTCCAGAACCGGAGCCATCGTCGGGGCCAGCTCCTCTCAGCCTGCTTCCCGGCAAGCACCCTATCAGCGTGTTGATGGAATACGGACAGAAATCAGGGAATGCGATTGAATTCCAGCTGCTCTCTCAGGAAGGCCCACCTCACGATCCCAG GTTCAGCTACTGTGTGAAAATGGGTGACCAAATTTTCCCTGCTGTGGTAGGAAACAGCAAGAAGGGAGCGAAGCAAATGGCAGCAGAAGTTGCTGTGAAGATTCTTTCTGGAGAGTCTGTGCCCCACGTCTTGCCTGAACAG CCTGTCACGAAGCCCCACAGTGACCAGTCCCCGCAGAGCTCTGCGCTGTGGGTCCCTGCTCCGGATGAATGcaaggcagcaaaaggaaaagctgttggGGACCTCATCAAATACCTTAACGTCAACCCTGTCAGCGGCCTGCTGGAATACGCCCGCTCCAATGGGTTTGCCGCGGAGTTCAAACTCATCGATCAGTCAGGACCTCCCCATGACCCCAA GTTTGTCTACCAGGCGAAGGTCGGAGGCCGCTGGTTCCCGGCCGTAACTGCCCACAGCAAAAAGCAGGGCAAGCAGGAGGCAGCCGACGCAGCGCTCAGAGTCCTCATCggggaaacagagaaaatggagCGCATGGAAGGGACAAACATCACCGAG CTCCCCATCAGCGGCAGCACGCTCCACGACCAGATGGCCATGCTGAGCCACCAGCGCTTCAACACTCTCACCGCTCGCATCCAGCACAGCCTGCTTGGAAGGAAAATCCTGGCTGCCATCATCATGCGGAAAGGAAACAAGGGCCTGGGAGTGGTGGTCAGCATCGGAACGG gTAATCGTTGCGTGAAAGGAGAAGAGTTGAGCTTGAAGGGGGAGACGGTGAATGACTGTCACGCAGAAATCATTTCTCGGAGAGGCTTTGTGAG GTTTCTCTACAGTGAACTGATGAAGTACGACCCGTCTAATCCTTCCTCCACAGAAGAGAGCATTTTCGAGCCAGCGGGAGGGAGGAGGCTCAAAATAAAGAGCAACGTTACCTTCCACCTCTACATCAG CACAGCACCGTGTGGAGACGGGGCGCTCTTTGATAAGTCCTGCAGCGACCAGGCGAGCGTGGTGGGGCCGACCCAGCACCAGCCACTCTTCGAGAACCCCAAACAAGGCAAACTGCGCACCAAGGTGGAGAATG GAGAAGGCACCATTCCTGTGGAGTCGAGTGACATTGTGCCCACGTGGGATGGGATCCAGCATGGGGAGCGGTTGCGAACCATGTCCTGCAGCGACAAAATCCTACGCTGGAATGTGCTTGGCTTGCAGGGGGCATTGTTGTCACACTTCATGGAACCGGTTTATCTCAGCTCTGTGACACTAG GTTACTTGTACAGCCAGGGTCATTTAACACGCGCGATCTGCTGCCGCGTGGCGAGAGATGGGAACGCGCTGCAGGGAAAGCTCCAGGCTCCATATCACGTCAACCATCCCGAG GTCGGACGGGTCAGCGTGTACGACTCTGCCAGGCAGACGGGCAAGACGAAGGAGTCTTCGGTTAACTGGTGTCTTGCTGACGAGAGTGAAGTGGAAGTCTTGGATGGCACAAAAGGGAAAGTGGATGG ACCAAAGCTGGAGGTGTCTCGTGTGTCGAAGAGGAACATGTTCGCCCTCTTCCAGCAGTTGCGTGCCAAGAACGACCGCAAAGACCTGCAGCACCTCGCCGTGTACTCGGAGGCGAAGGAGGCTGCCACGGAGTATCAAGAAGCCAAGCAGCGCTTCTTTGGCACCCTGGAAGCACTGGGTTACGGCAGCTGGATCCGCAAACCCCAAGAGGAGGAgaatttctccttccctcttgcaCAATGA